Proteins found in one Enterococcus sp. 9D6_DIV0238 genomic segment:
- a CDS encoding ArgE/DapE family deacylase, whose amino-acid sequence MNNQEALQLLKEVVQIKSILGEEKQVADKLEALFNSYDIPCEQVTYSDGRSQLVATLKGTASGPVLGFSGHMDVVPVGEIPWDEDPFAAVEKDGLLYGRGTCDMKSGLIAAVVAMIRLKEAGSQFKGSIKLLATVGEETSAIGSGQLVDEGYADDLDALVIGEPTNVEIGVAHKGALWPRITTYGKTAHGSMPDQGVNAIEHMLLVLNAFKETFDFSKSVDELVGASTSSLDIINGGNGTNVVPDKCTVEIDIRTIKAQNHAELKQQFNDMLAKLTETVPGFKAEIEFINDLPSMRTELDDPFTVLTQEVVSKVIGKPAKTFGMTGYTDGSQFGRVEKDFPILILGPGETKYAHQPNEFVNIDDFYQMITINESIAKEYLK is encoded by the coding sequence ATGAACAATCAAGAAGCATTACAATTATTAAAAGAAGTCGTTCAAATCAAAAGTATTTTAGGAGAAGAAAAGCAAGTGGCTGACAAGCTTGAAGCGCTATTCAACTCCTATGATATTCCTTGTGAGCAAGTGACTTACAGTGACGGACGAAGCCAGTTGGTCGCTACGTTGAAAGGCACTGCATCTGGTCCTGTTTTAGGTTTTTCTGGTCATATGGATGTTGTGCCGGTCGGAGAAATCCCTTGGGATGAAGATCCATTTGCAGCAGTTGAAAAAGATGGCTTGCTCTACGGCCGAGGCACTTGCGATATGAAGTCAGGGCTGATAGCAGCAGTTGTAGCTATGATCCGTTTAAAAGAAGCGGGCAGTCAGTTTAAAGGTAGTATCAAACTCTTAGCGACGGTTGGGGAAGAAACAAGCGCGATCGGATCAGGACAATTAGTCGATGAAGGCTATGCTGACGATCTTGATGCCTTAGTCATTGGTGAACCAACAAATGTAGAAATCGGTGTGGCTCATAAAGGTGCTTTATGGCCTCGAATCACAACTTACGGGAAAACAGCGCACGGTTCTATGCCTGATCAAGGTGTCAACGCAATCGAACATATGCTTTTGGTATTAAATGCATTTAAAGAAACCTTTGATTTCTCTAAATCTGTCGATGAATTAGTGGGCGCATCTACTTCTAGTCTGGACATTATCAACGGTGGTAACGGCACCAATGTTGTTCCCGATAAATGTACAGTAGAAATCGATATCCGCACGATCAAAGCACAAAATCACGCTGAGCTAAAACAACAATTCAACGATATGCTGGCCAAACTGACTGAAACTGTTCCGGGGTTTAAAGCGGAAATCGAGTTCATTAACGATTTACCTTCAATGAGAACAGAGCTTGACGATCCATTTACCGTCTTGACACAAGAGGTCGTCTCTAAAGTAATAGGTAAACCTGCGAAGACCTTCGGCATGACTGGCTATACAGATGGTTCACAATTTGGACGAGTAGAAAAAGATTTTCCTATTTTGATCTTAGGTCCTGGTGAAACAAAATACGCTCATCAGCCAAATGAATTTGTAAATATCGATGACTTTTACCAAATGATCACGATCAATGAATCGATTGCTAAAGAGTATTTGAAATAA
- the cls gene encoding cardiolipin synthase, with product MLKSRGNDMNQSIRQFGVLLAALIIGIGILFLLFPQVMLVFLMFFEFIAIILSIYILFKRTDVTSIKVAWILTLYCLPIVGIFLYLFFGRSQLKSTAIQKKEQQYLHEYVQTLRTNHTSPTSMLKIKNERLADKKVLGDNRFDILTDGEATFDAIFTAIEDAKEHIHLFYFIIKEDELAEKLKKSLIKKAQEGVKVRFAVDGLGSLKLSDAYLNALREANVEVCIFNPIRTFYHLFRANWRNHRKVIVIDGRIGFTGGMNIGNEYLGLTEKFSSWRDTHMRLQGPVVTQLQETFLYDWLYMKNTTGSASEFLSEQYFPINYAGDDEGQVIYGGPYDQERVIRDVFFNMIDSATAKISIASPYFVPDDEMLALLRRAARNGIEVEILIPGKGDRKLSYYGNDFYLETLISAGIKVYKYDNTAFLHCKVMIIDEKIATVGSTNFDIRSFDINHEVSVILYNGKGVKKLAEDYRRDMQKATEITDVALTERSRWKKIKGRVCGLFAPLL from the coding sequence ATGTTGAAAAGTAGAGGAAATGATATGAATCAATCGATACGGCAATTTGGTGTTTTATTAGCAGCACTGATTATTGGAATAGGAATACTGTTTCTTCTTTTTCCTCAAGTGATGCTTGTTTTTCTTATGTTCTTTGAATTTATTGCTATTATATTGAGTATTTATATTTTATTTAAACGGACAGATGTGACGAGTATTAAGGTTGCTTGGATACTAACACTGTATTGCCTACCGATAGTTGGTATATTTTTGTATCTTTTTTTTGGTCGAAGCCAGCTAAAAAGCACAGCGATCCAAAAAAAAGAACAGCAATATCTACATGAATATGTTCAAACCCTTCGGACAAATCATACTAGTCCGACAAGCATGCTAAAGATCAAAAATGAACGCTTAGCTGATAAGAAAGTGCTCGGAGACAATCGTTTTGATATCTTAACAGATGGTGAGGCGACATTTGATGCCATTTTTACCGCTATCGAAGATGCAAAAGAGCATATCCATTTGTTTTATTTCATCATCAAAGAAGATGAGTTGGCTGAAAAATTGAAGAAATCTTTGATCAAAAAAGCGCAAGAAGGTGTCAAGGTACGTTTTGCTGTAGATGGCTTAGGGTCATTAAAATTGTCTGATGCCTATTTAAACGCATTACGAGAAGCGAATGTAGAGGTATGTATTTTTAATCCGATCCGTACCTTCTATCACCTATTTAGAGCCAATTGGCGCAATCACCGAAAAGTGATCGTGATCGATGGACGTATAGGTTTCACTGGTGGCATGAATATTGGAAATGAATACTTAGGTCTGACTGAAAAATTTTCATCTTGGCGAGATACACATATGAGGCTTCAAGGGCCAGTGGTCACACAACTACAGGAAACGTTTCTTTATGACTGGCTGTATATGAAAAATACAACTGGGAGTGCCAGTGAATTTTTATCGGAACAGTATTTTCCAATCAATTATGCGGGTGATGATGAGGGACAAGTCATTTATGGCGGTCCCTATGATCAGGAACGAGTGATCCGTGATGTATTTTTTAATATGATCGATTCAGCAACCGCAAAGATATCGATCGCCAGCCCGTATTTTGTTCCAGATGATGAAATGTTGGCTTTGTTAAGAAGAGCTGCCCGTAACGGGATTGAAGTAGAAATTTTGATTCCGGGAAAAGGAGATAGAAAGCTCTCATATTATGGAAATGATTTTTATTTAGAAACACTGATCAGTGCAGGGATCAAGGTATATAAGTATGACAATACAGCCTTTTTACATTGTAAAGTGATGATTATCGATGAAAAGATCGCGACTGTTGGTTCTACGAATTTTGATATTCGCAGCTTTGATATCAATCATGAGGTTTCTGTTATTTTATACAATGGAAAAGGGGTAAAAAAATTGGCGGAGGATTATCGAAGGGATATGCAGAAAGCTACTGAGATCACTGACGTAGCTCTTACTGAAAGAAGCCGTTGGAAAAAAATAAAAGGTCGGGTGTGTGGTCTTTTTGCACCACTTTTATAA
- a CDS encoding GNAT family N-acetyltransferase: MEIYIRRSEMKDLPELTTLMQKYMNLSILKPNVTRNQIEEHIIHLVDSDCLGCQLVAEIDQKIVGFATLYYSFSTMNLKKVINMNDLFVDNDYRGLAIGKKLIQECIFFGEKNNCASMVWETHINNLGAQKLYDSFGERTDSWIHYEKSLL, translated from the coding sequence ATGGAAATATATATTAGACGCTCAGAAATGAAAGATCTTCCAGAATTAACTACATTAATGCAGAAGTATATGAATTTGAGTATTCTAAAACCAAATGTAACCAGAAACCAAATAGAGGAACATATTATACATCTCGTTGATTCTGATTGTTTAGGTTGCCAGTTGGTTGCTGAGATCGATCAAAAAATCGTTGGTTTTGCAACCTTATATTATTCATTCAGCACAATGAATTTAAAGAAAGTCATCAATATGAATGACTTATTTGTTGATAATGATTATAGAGGATTAGCCATTGGCAAAAAACTTATTCAAGAATGTATCTTTTTTGGAGAAAAAAATAATTGTGCTAGTATGGTTTGGGAAACTCACATAAATAACCTTGGCGCCCAAAAACTTTATGATTCCTTCGGGGAAAGAACTGATTCTTGGATCCATTATGAAAAATCACTATTATAG
- a CDS encoding M20 family metallopeptidase: MDIKTQLFTLLQQKEAEMIKIRRHFHENPELSFHETKTAQYIADFYAGKDCEVKTHIGGGNGLLVDIHGGKKGPVLAIRADFDALPIQEDTGLDFSSKTDGVMHACGHDGHTAYMMILADSLIELKDHLPGTIRIIHQPAEEVPPGGAKGMIEAGCLDGVDHVLGIHVMSMMPLGDVLYHKGSVHTGRATFKVVLQGKGGHGSTPQDANDTIVAASQFVTAVQTIVSRRIDPFDTATVTIGSFDGKGSANVIKDSVTLEGDVRIMKEETREIVEKEFKQILDGVCKAFGIEYDLDYANDYPVCVNDEQTTEMVAAALTEAQIPEIKHLVECGPQTPSEDFAYYAKERPSCFFFVGAHKEGTPMYPHHHPKFYIDEDCLLIAAKSMGAAVLHYLSEGV; encoded by the coding sequence ATGGATATTAAAACCCAATTATTTACGTTGCTTCAACAAAAAGAAGCTGAAATGATCAAGATTCGCAGACATTTTCACGAGAATCCAGAATTATCATTTCATGAAACCAAGACTGCACAATATATTGCTGACTTTTATGCGGGCAAAGATTGTGAAGTAAAAACACATATCGGAGGCGGAAATGGTCTTTTAGTCGATATTCATGGCGGCAAAAAAGGACCTGTTTTGGCAATTCGAGCAGATTTTGATGCTTTGCCGATCCAAGAAGATACAGGTCTGGATTTTTCCTCTAAGACTGATGGCGTGATGCATGCCTGTGGTCATGATGGCCATACCGCTTACATGATGATTCTAGCAGATTCTTTGATCGAGCTGAAAGATCATCTGCCTGGTACGATCCGAATCATTCATCAACCTGCTGAAGAAGTTCCGCCAGGCGGAGCCAAAGGAATGATCGAAGCCGGTTGTTTAGACGGTGTGGATCATGTTTTAGGTATCCATGTCATGAGTATGATGCCTTTAGGGGATGTCCTTTATCACAAAGGCTCTGTTCATACCGGCCGTGCAACCTTTAAAGTCGTTTTACAAGGAAAAGGCGGGCATGGTTCAACACCTCAGGATGCAAACGATACGATCGTTGCTGCTTCACAATTCGTGACTGCTGTCCAAACGATCGTCAGCCGCCGCATCGATCCTTTCGATACAGCCACTGTAACGATCGGTTCATTTGATGGCAAAGGGTCAGCGAATGTAATCAAAGATTCCGTTACTCTTGAAGGCGATGTACGGATCATGAAGGAAGAAACACGTGAAATCGTGGAAAAAGAATTTAAACAAATTTTAGATGGTGTCTGCAAGGCGTTTGGTATTGAGTACGATCTTGATTATGCCAATGATTATCCTGTTTGTGTCAATGATGAACAAACAACTGAAATGGTCGCAGCAGCACTTACAGAAGCACAAATTCCCGAAATCAAACATTTAGTAGAATGCGGTCCGCAAACACCTTCTGAAGATTTCGCTTATTATGCCAAAGAACGTCCAAGTTGTTTCTTTTTCGTTGGCGCGCATAAAGAAGGCACGCCGATGTATCCACATCACCATCCTAAATTTTATATCGATGAAGACTGCTTGCTGATCGCAGCAAAATCAATGGGAGCAGCCGTTTTACATTACTTATCTGAAGGAGTTTAA
- a CDS encoding MFS transporter, whose protein sequence is MKATAHTAETAAYKGTNKLLVGIVLSVLTYWLFAQSLLNMAPDVQRDLGVSSGILSIGISMTGLFSGIFIVVAGGLADKLGRMKLTYIGLILSVIGSGALVAAHGPALFIGGRILQGLSAACIMPATMALVKTYYEGKDRQRALSYWSIGSWGGSGFCSFFGGAIASSLGWRYVFVFSIIISIISALLIFGTPESKVETNSNSKFDTVGLLLFIISMVALNIVVSKGSELGWTSPIVLILAVIIIAGLIAFYKVEQAIDNSFVEFSLFENRGYLGATISNFLLNAVAGTLIVINTYVQQGRGLSSAKTGMLSIGYLCLVLITIRIGEKLLQTIGAKKPMLWGTILSGVGVGLMALTMITGTAYFVLVFIGYSLFGMGLGMYATPSTDTAISSVPNEKAGVASGIYKMASSLGGALGVAISAAVYNGLSASGNYTLGATGGLLTNILFCVLALGSILFIIPKEKHN, encoded by the coding sequence ATGAAAGCAACAGCACACACAGCAGAAACTGCAGCATATAAAGGAACAAATAAATTATTAGTTGGGATCGTTTTGAGCGTATTGACCTATTGGTTATTCGCTCAATCGTTACTCAATATGGCTCCGGATGTTCAGCGTGACTTAGGGGTTTCATCAGGTATTTTAAGCATTGGTATTTCTATGACGGGGTTATTCTCCGGTATCTTTATCGTCGTTGCCGGCGGTTTAGCCGATAAATTAGGCAGAATGAAATTGACTTATATCGGTCTGATTTTAAGTGTGATCGGGTCAGGTGCATTAGTCGCGGCCCATGGTCCAGCGTTATTTATCGGTGGTCGTATTTTACAAGGGTTATCCGCTGCTTGTATCATGCCGGCGACAATGGCTTTAGTAAAAACGTATTATGAGGGAAAAGACCGCCAACGGGCACTAAGCTACTGGTCGATCGGTTCTTGGGGCGGTTCAGGCTTTTGTTCTTTCTTCGGCGGAGCGATCGCTAGTTCTTTAGGTTGGCGCTATGTATTTGTTTTTTCAATCATTATTTCTATTATCAGCGCACTATTGATCTTCGGTACTCCTGAAAGCAAAGTCGAAACAAACAGCAACAGCAAGTTCGATACAGTTGGTTTGCTTCTCTTTATTATTTCAATGGTCGCTTTGAATATCGTTGTTTCTAAAGGTTCTGAATTAGGCTGGACCAGTCCGATCGTCTTGATTTTAGCTGTCATCATAATAGCTGGATTGATCGCCTTTTACAAAGTTGAACAAGCGATCGACAACAGTTTCGTAGAATTTTCACTCTTTGAAAACCGCGGCTATCTCGGTGCGACGATCTCAAACTTCTTATTAAACGCTGTCGCTGGAACATTGATCGTTATTAATACGTATGTCCAACAAGGACGCGGCCTTTCATCAGCTAAAACAGGAATGCTTTCTATTGGTTACCTTTGCTTAGTGTTGATCACGATCCGTATTGGGGAAAAATTATTGCAAACGATCGGTGCTAAAAAACCGATGCTTTGGGGAACCATTCTCTCAGGTGTAGGTGTTGGTCTAATGGCGTTGACCATGATCACAGGTACAGCTTATTTTGTCCTTGTTTTTATCGGCTATAGCTTGTTTGGTATGGGACTTGGTATGTATGCAACACCGTCTACCGATACAGCGATTTCAAGTGTACCGAATGAAAAAGCAGGGGTTGCATCCGGTATTTACAAAATGGCCAGCTCTCTAGGCGGCGCACTCGGCGTAGCAATTTCTGCAGCTGTTTATAACGGCTTGAGTGCATCAGGGAATTACACATTAGGTGCCACAGGCGGACTACTAACGAATATCCTGTTTTGTGTATTAGCACTAGGCTCTATTCTTTTTATCATTCCAAAAGAAAAACATAATTAA
- a CDS encoding dihydrolipoyl dehydrogenase family protein produces MAKFDVIIIGSGPGGMAAAYDLAASGKKIAVVEADLWGGTCPNRGCDPKKVLYGAIEAQDAVQQLEHHGFSTVPKINWRELMAYKETFTQHVPTEQKAGLDSAGIQTIYGQAVFKDEHTITVAEQEYQADRFIIATGQRPAILTIPGKEYFETSTEFLSMQELPETMIFVGGGYISLELANIANSCGAEVHLLHHNDRPLKGFDAELTKELLQQLSARGIHFHLNESAEKIVKQEKKYNVTLTSGGELLVDRVFCAIGRIPNVENLGLEKIGVNYSRKGIIVNDYLQTSVENIYALGDCLEKSLPKLTPVSSFEGSYLADLIGKNKQEPIDYPTIPTIIFSSPKLAQVGLTNVEKLDAENYEVQKLDLSQWFTYKRINEPLVKATIVTEKATGMLVGASILGNEADQLINLFTIMINQKLRSEQIDRLIMLYPTVGSDLGYLY; encoded by the coding sequence ATGGCAAAATTTGACGTAATCATCATCGGTAGTGGGCCTGGCGGAATGGCAGCGGCGTATGATCTAGCGGCTAGTGGTAAAAAAATTGCTGTTGTTGAAGCGGATCTTTGGGGTGGCACATGTCCTAACCGTGGATGTGATCCGAAAAAAGTATTGTATGGGGCAATAGAAGCGCAAGATGCCGTTCAGCAGCTTGAACATCATGGTTTTTCTACCGTACCTAAAATCAATTGGCGTGAATTGATGGCTTACAAAGAAACCTTCACTCAGCACGTTCCAACTGAACAAAAAGCTGGCTTGGATAGCGCAGGTATTCAAACGATTTACGGACAGGCTGTGTTTAAAGATGAGCACACCATTACTGTGGCAGAACAGGAATATCAAGCAGATAGATTCATCATAGCAACAGGTCAAAGACCAGCCATTCTCACTATTCCCGGCAAGGAATATTTTGAGACAAGTACTGAATTTCTCAGCATGCAAGAATTACCAGAAACAATGATTTTTGTCGGCGGCGGTTATATTTCACTGGAATTGGCAAATATCGCAAACAGCTGTGGAGCAGAGGTTCATTTGCTGCATCATAATGATCGTCCACTGAAAGGTTTTGATGCAGAGTTGACCAAGGAACTGCTCCAACAGTTGAGCGCTCGGGGAATTCACTTTCATCTGAATGAATCTGCTGAAAAGATCGTCAAGCAGGAGAAAAAATACAATGTAACTTTGACAAGCGGTGGAGAATTACTTGTTGATCGTGTCTTTTGCGCAATTGGAAGAATACCAAATGTAGAGAATTTAGGATTAGAAAAAATCGGAGTAAACTATAGTCGAAAGGGAATTATCGTAAATGACTATTTGCAGACGAGTGTTGAAAACATTTATGCATTAGGAGACTGTTTAGAAAAATCACTCCCTAAATTGACACCCGTTTCAAGTTTTGAAGGCAGTTATTTAGCGGATTTGATTGGAAAAAATAAACAAGAGCCTATCGACTATCCGACTATACCAACCATTATTTTCAGCTCGCCTAAACTTGCTCAAGTTGGTTTGACAAATGTAGAAAAACTAGATGCTGAAAACTATGAGGTACAAAAATTGGATCTGTCACAATGGTTTACATACAAACGCATCAATGAGCCGCTAGTTAAAGCTACGATCGTAACCGAAAAAGCGACAGGAATGTTAGTAGGAGCCTCTATTTTAGGTAATGAGGCCGACCAATTGATCAATCTTTTCACTATCATGATCAATCAAAAGTTACGATCAGAACAAATCGATCGATTGATTATGCTTTATCCAACGGTTGGCAGTGATTTAGGGTATTTATATTAA